In Streptomyces dangxiongensis, one DNA window encodes the following:
- a CDS encoding ATP synthase F0 subunit B, with product MDVQKKLDEIVSTVSGARGMPMSASCVVNRAELLALLEEVRQALPGSLAQARELIGDREQMVEQARLEAERIIGDAHAERGSLISDTEIARRSQAEADRILAEARQEAEEIRAEADDYVDSKLANFEVVLTKTLGSVGRGREKLLGTGPGLDENGYEDEDAPERSQDPQTLRHNADAYVDAKLGAFEAVLAKTLEAVGRGRQKLHGRIATDDLGALADDTTTFQHSSDADYLADLAALADSDRAAQRQREPSYEQQPAYPMSPGYAPAAAARAEQGQDPYAGFAQQPDYAPQPDPYGYQQADPYAYQGSYDPQQAAYDPQQPQQTQQPQQPQQQEPQQGYALDETSLFDTGMISAEQLRAYEQRRGL from the coding sequence GTGGACGTGCAGAAGAAGCTCGACGAGATCGTCTCCACGGTCTCCGGCGCCCGGGGCATGCCCATGTCGGCGTCCTGCGTGGTCAACCGCGCCGAACTGCTCGCGCTGCTCGAAGAGGTGCGCCAGGCGCTGCCCGGTTCCCTCGCGCAGGCACGGGAACTGATCGGTGACCGCGAGCAGATGGTCGAGCAGGCCCGGCTGGAGGCCGAGCGGATCATCGGGGACGCGCACGCCGAGCGCGGCTCGCTGATCTCCGACACCGAGATCGCCCGCCGCTCCCAGGCCGAGGCCGACCGGATCCTCGCCGAGGCCCGCCAGGAGGCCGAGGAGATCCGCGCCGAGGCCGACGACTACGTCGACTCCAAGCTCGCCAACTTCGAGGTCGTCCTCACCAAGACCCTCGGCTCGGTCGGCCGGGGCCGCGAGAAGCTGCTCGGCACCGGGCCCGGCCTGGACGAGAACGGCTACGAGGACGAGGACGCCCCCGAGCGCAGCCAGGACCCGCAGACCCTGCGCCACAACGCCGACGCGTACGTCGACGCCAAGCTGGGCGCCTTCGAGGCGGTCCTCGCCAAGACGCTGGAGGCCGTCGGCCGCGGCCGGCAGAAGCTGCACGGCCGGATCGCCACCGATGACCTCGGTGCCCTCGCCGACGACACCACGACCTTCCAGCACTCCAGCGACGCGGACTACCTCGCCGACCTCGCTGCCCTTGCGGACAGCGACCGCGCGGCCCAGCGGCAGCGCGAGCCGTCGTACGAGCAGCAGCCCGCCTACCCCATGTCCCCCGGCTACGCGCCCGCGGCGGCGGCCCGGGCCGAGCAGGGGCAGGACCCGTACGCCGGGTTCGCGCAGCAGCCGGACTACGCGCCGCAGCCCGACCCCTACGGCTACCAGCAGGCCGACCCGTACGCCTACCAGGGCTCCTACGATCCCCAGCAGGCCGCCTACGACCCGCAACAGCCCCAGCAGACCCAGCAACCCCAGCAACCCCAGCAGCAAGAGCCCCAGCAGGGCTACGCGCTCGACGAGACCAGCCTCTTCGACACCGGCATGATCAGCGCCGAGCAGCTCAGGGCGTACGAGCAGCGCCGGGGCCTGTAG
- the coaD gene encoding pantetheine-phosphate adenylyltransferase, whose protein sequence is MRRAVCPGSFDPITNGHLDIIARASRLYDEVYVAVMINKSKKGLFEIEERIELIREVTSEYANVRVEAFHGLLVDFCKQRDIPAIVKGLRAVSDFDYELQMAQMNIGLTGVETLFVPTNPTYSFLSSSLVKEVAAWGGDVSHLVPVPVLAALNERLAKG, encoded by the coding sequence GTGCGCCGCGCCGTCTGTCCCGGGTCGTTCGACCCGATCACCAACGGACACCTCGACATCATCGCCCGAGCCTCCCGTCTCTACGACGAGGTCTACGTCGCGGTGATGATCAACAAGTCGAAGAAGGGCCTCTTCGAGATCGAGGAGCGGATCGAGCTGATCCGCGAGGTCACCTCCGAGTACGCCAACGTCCGCGTGGAGGCCTTCCACGGCCTCCTCGTCGACTTCTGCAAGCAGCGCGACATCCCCGCCATCGTCAAGGGCCTGCGCGCCGTCAGCGACTTCGACTACGAACTCCAGATGGCCCAGATGAACATCGGCCTCACCGGCGTAGAAACGCTGTTCGTGCCCACCAACCCCACGTACAGCTTCCTCTCCTCCTCCCTCGTCAAGGAGGTCGCGGCCTGGGGCGGCGACGTCTCCCACCTGGTGCCGGTCCCGGTCCTGGCGGCCCTGAACGAGCGCCTCGCCAAGGGCTGA
- the rsmD gene encoding 16S rRNA (guanine(966)-N(2))-methyltransferase RsmD: protein MTRVIAGAAGGRRLSVPPGTGTRPTSDRAREGLFSTWQSLLGGPLDGERVLDLYAGSGAVGLEALSRGAGHTLLVEADARAVRTVRENVRNLGLPGAEVRAGKAEQVVRTAPPAEPYDLVFLDPPYAVTDDDLREILLTLRSEGWLAAEALVTVERSTRGGGFHWPDGFEALRSRRYGEGTFWYGRAASTCEDAR from the coding sequence ATGACCCGCGTGATCGCCGGTGCGGCCGGCGGCCGTCGCCTCTCGGTACCGCCCGGCACCGGAACCCGGCCGACCTCGGACCGCGCACGCGAGGGCCTCTTCTCCACCTGGCAGTCCCTCCTCGGCGGCCCCCTGGACGGCGAACGCGTCCTCGACCTCTACGCCGGCTCGGGCGCCGTGGGCCTGGAGGCCCTCTCCCGGGGCGCCGGTCACACCCTCCTGGTCGAGGCGGACGCCCGCGCCGTGAGAACGGTCCGCGAGAACGTGCGGAACCTGGGACTCCCCGGCGCCGAGGTGCGCGCGGGCAAAGCCGAACAGGTCGTCCGGACCGCGCCCCCCGCCGAGCCGTACGACCTGGTCTTCCTCGACCCCCCGTACGCCGTCACGGACGACGATCTTCGCGAGATCCTGCTCACACTCCGCTCGGAGGGCTGGCTCGCCGCCGAAGCCCTCGTCACCGTGGAGCGCAGCACCAGAGGCGGCGGATTCCACTGGCCGGACGGCTTCGAGGCGCTCCGGTCCCGTCGTTACGGCGAGGGAACGTTTTGGTACGGTCGCGCCGCCTCTACGTGCGAAGACGCACGATGA
- the recG gene encoding ATP-dependent DNA helicase RecG — protein MDLVPALEEPLKQPLKSVLGPATAKVMAEHLGLHTVGDLLHHYPRRYEERGQLTHLADLPMDEHVTVVAQVADARLHSFASARAPRGKGQRLEVTITDGSGRLQLVFFGNGVHKPHKELLPGTRALFAGKVSVFNHRLQLAHPAYELLRGDGEEGEEKVETWAGALIPLYPATAKLESWKIGKAVQTVLPSAQEALDPLPDTLRAGRGLLPLPEALLKIHRPHTRADIADARARLKWDEAFVLQVALARRRHADSQLAAVPRVPRPAGILAAFDDRLPFTLTEGQSKVSQEIFADLATDHPMHRLLQGEVGSGKTMVALRAMLAVVDAGGQAALLAPTEVLAQQHHRSITEMMGELAEGGMLSGADHATKVVVLTGSMSTAARRRALLDLATGEAGIVIGTHALIEDRVRFHDLGLVVVDEQHRFGVEQRDALRGKGKQPPHLLVMTATPIPRTVAMTVFGDLETSVLDQLPAGRSPIATHVVPAADKPHFLARAWERVREEVAGGHQAYVVCPRIGDDAEEAAGSGKGGGKKSPEDEADKRPPLAVLDVAGELARGPLQGLTVEVLHGRMHPDDKDAVMRRFAAGETDVLVATTVIEVGVNVPNATAMVIMDADRFGVSQLHQLRGRVGRGSAPGLCLLVTEMPEAAAARQRLNAVASTLDGFELSRIDLEQRREGDVLGQAQSGVRSSLRVLAVIEDEEVIAQARQEATTLVAADPGLERLPGLRTALDALLDEEREQYLEKG, from the coding sequence ATGGATCTCGTGCCCGCACTGGAAGAACCACTGAAGCAGCCCCTGAAGTCAGTGCTCGGCCCCGCCACCGCGAAGGTGATGGCCGAGCACCTCGGCCTGCACACCGTCGGCGACCTCCTCCACCACTACCCGCGCAGATACGAGGAGCGCGGTCAGCTCACGCACCTCGCCGACCTCCCCATGGACGAGCACGTCACGGTGGTCGCCCAGGTCGCCGACGCCCGCCTGCACTCGTTCGCCTCCGCCAGGGCGCCCCGCGGCAAGGGCCAGCGCCTGGAGGTCACGATCACCGACGGCAGCGGCCGGCTCCAGCTTGTCTTCTTCGGCAACGGCGTCCACAAGCCCCACAAGGAGCTGCTGCCGGGCACCCGCGCGCTGTTCGCCGGCAAGGTCTCCGTCTTCAACCACCGCCTCCAGCTCGCCCACCCCGCCTACGAGCTGCTCCGGGGCGACGGCGAGGAGGGCGAGGAGAAGGTCGAGACCTGGGCCGGCGCCCTCATCCCCCTGTATCCGGCCACCGCCAAACTGGAGTCCTGGAAGATCGGCAAGGCGGTGCAGACGGTCCTGCCCAGCGCCCAGGAGGCCCTCGACCCCCTCCCGGACACCCTGCGCGCCGGCCGCGGCCTGCTGCCCCTCCCCGAGGCCCTGCTCAAGATCCACCGCCCGCACACCCGGGCCGACATCGCCGACGCCCGCGCCCGCCTGAAATGGGACGAGGCCTTCGTCCTCCAGGTCGCCCTGGCCCGCCGCCGCCACGCCGACAGCCAGCTCGCCGCCGTGCCCCGCGTCCCCCGGCCGGCCGGCATCCTCGCCGCCTTCGACGACCGCCTCCCCTTCACCCTCACCGAGGGCCAGTCGAAGGTCTCCCAGGAGATCTTCGCCGACCTGGCCACCGACCACCCGATGCACCGGCTGCTGCAGGGCGAGGTCGGCAGCGGGAAGACGATGGTCGCCCTGCGCGCCATGCTCGCCGTGGTCGACGCCGGCGGCCAGGCGGCCCTGCTGGCGCCCACCGAGGTCCTCGCCCAGCAGCACCACCGCTCGATCACCGAGATGATGGGCGAGCTGGCCGAGGGCGGCATGCTGAGCGGCGCCGACCACGCCACCAAGGTGGTCGTGCTCACCGGCTCCATGAGCACGGCGGCCCGCCGCCGGGCCCTGCTCGACCTGGCCACCGGCGAGGCCGGCATCGTCATCGGCACGCACGCCCTCATCGAGGACCGGGTCCGGTTCCACGACCTCGGCCTGGTCGTGGTGGACGAACAGCACCGCTTCGGCGTGGAACAGCGTGACGCCCTGCGCGGCAAGGGCAAGCAGCCCCCGCACCTCCTCGTCATGACGGCCACACCCATCCCGCGCACGGTCGCCATGACCGTCTTCGGCGACCTGGAGACCTCGGTCCTCGACCAGCTCCCGGCCGGCCGTTCCCCGATCGCCACCCATGTCGTCCCCGCCGCCGACAAGCCCCACTTCCTGGCCCGCGCCTGGGAACGGGTCCGCGAGGAGGTGGCGGGCGGCCACCAGGCGTACGTCGTCTGCCCCCGCATCGGCGACGACGCCGAGGAGGCGGCCGGCTCCGGGAAGGGCGGCGGGAAGAAGTCCCCCGAGGACGAGGCCGACAAGCGCCCGCCGCTCGCCGTCCTGGACGTGGCCGGCGAGCTGGCCCGCGGCCCCCTCCAGGGCCTCACCGTGGAGGTCCTCCACGGCCGTATGCACCCGGACGACAAGGATGCCGTGATGCGCCGCTTCGCCGCCGGCGAGACGGACGTCCTGGTCGCCACCACCGTCATCGAGGTCGGTGTCAACGTCCCCAACGCCACGGCCATGGTCATCATGGACGCCGACCGCTTCGGCGTCTCCCAGCTCCACCAGTTGCGCGGCCGGGTCGGCCGCGGCTCCGCCCCCGGCCTGTGCCTCCTGGTCACCGAGATGCCCGAGGCCGCCGCCGCCCGCCAGCGCCTGAACGCGGTCGCCTCCACCCTCGACGGCTTCGAACTCTCCCGCATCGACCTCGAACAGCGCCGGGAGGGCGACGTCCTCGGCCAGGCCCAGTCCGGTGTCCGCTCCAGCCTCCGGGTCCTGGCGGTCATCGAGGACGAGGAGGTCATCGCCCAGGCGCGGCAGGAGGCCACGACGCTCGTGGCGGCCGATCCCGGCCTGGAGCGGCTGCCCGGCCTCCGCACGGCCCTGGACGCCCTCCTGGACGAGGAGCGGGAGCAGTACCTGGAAAAGGGCTAG
- a CDS encoding HSP90 family protein, translating into MDSHTSQPSQAPRSSHPPHTFQVDLRGLVDLLSHHLYSGPKVYLRELLQNAVDAITARRAAEPDAPARVRLYAADGALRVEDSGVGLTESDVHSLLATIGRSSKRGEGLQEVRSEFLGQFGIGLLACFLVADRIRVVSRSARTPQAPPVEWTASDDGSYTVRTLPGAERPEPGTTVYLTARAGAAEWLAPERVRALARDFGALLPYDVRVGDEPVTELPAPWDRGYRSPAGRRAALARHCRELFGFTPLDSIDLDVPLAGIRGVAYVLPAAVSPAQRATHRVHLKGMLLTERAEQLLPDWAFFVRCVLDTDSLRPTASRESLYEDETLAAVREALGERIRSWLTGLAAGDPERLAAFLAVHHLGVKSLARHDRDMLRTMLPWLPFETTDGQLSLAEFARRHPVVHLTRTVEEFRQVAPIASAQGIGVVNGGYTYDGELVRALPLVLPGAVVAELDAETVTAHLDAVDPGEELALSGFLAAARATLDPLGCDVVLRSFHPLSVPALHLDDRDARHEQARAAAEDRADDLWAGILGSLRGSAPRARLVLNHLNPLVRRIAALGDRELIGTATESLYGQALLMAQRPLRPADSALLNRAFIGLLAWATHGEGDGR; encoded by the coding sequence ATGGACTCCCACACCTCGCAGCCCTCCCAGGCACCCCGGTCTTCTCACCCACCTCACACCTTCCAGGTCGACCTGCGTGGCCTGGTGGACCTGCTCTCCCATCACCTGTACTCCGGTCCGAAGGTCTACTTGCGCGAGCTGCTCCAGAACGCCGTGGACGCCATCACCGCCCGGCGGGCCGCGGAACCGGACGCCCCGGCGCGGGTCCGGCTGTACGCGGCGGACGGCGCGCTGCGGGTGGAGGACAGCGGCGTGGGGCTCACCGAGTCGGACGTGCACAGCCTGCTGGCGACCATCGGCCGCAGCTCCAAACGGGGCGAGGGCCTCCAGGAGGTCCGGTCGGAGTTCCTCGGCCAGTTCGGCATCGGTCTGCTGGCCTGCTTCCTGGTCGCCGACCGGATCCGGGTGGTCAGCCGCAGCGCCCGCACGCCGCAGGCGCCGCCGGTGGAGTGGACGGCGAGCGACGACGGCTCGTACACCGTGCGCACCCTGCCCGGGGCCGAGCGGCCCGAGCCGGGCACGACCGTGTACCTGACGGCGCGGGCCGGGGCGGCCGAGTGGCTGGCGCCCGAGCGGGTCCGCGCCCTGGCCCGGGACTTCGGCGCGCTGCTGCCGTACGACGTCCGGGTCGGCGACGAGCCGGTCACGGAGCTGCCCGCACCCTGGGACCGCGGCTACCGGAGTCCCGCCGGCCGCAGGGCGGCGCTGGCCCGGCACTGCCGCGAGCTGTTCGGTTTCACCCCGCTGGACTCGATCGACCTGGACGTGCCGCTGGCCGGGATCCGCGGGGTGGCGTACGTGCTGCCGGCCGCGGTCAGCCCGGCCCAGCGGGCGACGCACCGCGTGCACCTGAAGGGGATGCTGCTCACCGAGCGTGCCGAACAGCTTCTGCCGGACTGGGCGTTCTTCGTGCGCTGTGTGCTGGACACCGACAGCCTGCGGCCCACCGCCTCGCGCGAGTCGCTGTACGAGGACGAGACCCTCGCCGCCGTGCGCGAGGCGCTCGGTGAGCGGATCCGGTCCTGGCTGACCGGGCTCGCCGCCGGTGATCCGGAGCGGCTGGCGGCGTTCCTGGCCGTGCACCACCTGGGCGTGAAGTCCCTGGCCCGGCACGACCGGGACATGCTGCGCACGATGCTGCCGTGGCTGCCGTTCGAGACGACCGACGGGCAGCTTTCCCTGGCGGAGTTCGCGCGACGGCACCCGGTGGTGCACCTCACGCGGACGGTGGAGGAGTTCCGGCAGGTCGCGCCGATCGCCTCGGCGCAGGGCATCGGGGTCGTCAACGGCGGCTACACCTACGACGGTGAGCTGGTGCGGGCGTTGCCGCTGGTGCTGCCGGGGGCGGTGGTCGCCGAACTGGACGCGGAGACCGTGACCGCGCACCTGGACGCGGTCGACCCGGGTGAGGAGCTGGCGCTGTCCGGGTTCCTGGCCGCCGCGCGGGCCACGCTGGACCCGCTGGGCTGTGACGTCGTACTGAGGTCGTTCCATCCGCTGTCCGTGCCCGCGCTGCACCTGGACGACCGGGACGCCCGGCACGAGCAGGCCCGCGCGGCGGCCGAGGACCGGGCCGACGACCTGTGGGCGGGCATCCTGGGCTCGCTGCGCGGCAGCGCCCCGCGCGCGCGTCTGGTGCTCAACCATCTCAACCCGCTGGTCCGGCGGATCGCCGCGCTCGGGGACCGGGAACTGATCGGCACCGCGACCGAGTCGCTGTACGGGCAGGCGCTGCTGATGGCGCAGCGTCCGCTGCGGCCGGCGGACTCGGCGCTGCTCAACCGGGCGTTCATCGGGCTGCTCGCGTGGGCGACCCATGGGGAGGGTGACGGACGATGA
- a CDS encoding tetratricopeptide repeat protein: protein MSGVTDLDALRRALAENSGQPEGPARNARAERLLAEAERLDVPLAVIEALGHLLRVYHYSSEKDRMFVPFARLLRMWDERPGDFDEDETHSLHWFFKWMSAGMLDQPHIPLASVEKWLGEMEHRYRLAGHSERAVRSAEFSVAAHVGDLARAERAYAAWLAADRDGMADCHACELHGQGAWQVRCGRDARALELWRPVLDGEFSCAHEPHTVLAASLAPLLRLGRVEEARAHHLRGFRLVRSMESMRVAYADHVEFCALTGNEARGLELLAERPAYFTDTGHPRSRLDFLAVVTVLMDRLTGLGLGERQVPGPAGRTWTARELAGHARVEATELAGRFDRRNGTSSVGDRIRARMAQRPLVERLPLGVRAARTATAPVTAPPPLPGESTRETTRESEQEITGETAEETDEQTAAAGLPVLLAEARRLSDTLRPHALQAWAAVARAAGDGAALGPRDRAEIADHEAMGLGAEGTALFEQAAELYAEAGDPGEALAARARGAYVRALAGEVDAALATVTGLYDEVLALYADEGTGVRQTASVVMSRARILMRRVHESAGRGGADTGEDVVADAEAAAGEVLALVEGHGGDDVRPAARAAEARAMLAELAGFRGDAGRSAELFRRAAGAYVAAGLPWFAVEYEVQVAALAHQAGDLAGAERALRAALEHGGPYVEPVGRAQLHLQLAEVLGGRDAAGEAAEHALEAAHWADEAGESGTLGAWARQQLGGFLLREARYAEAAEVLESALADLSTETHGDGAVVQTRWWLGDCLGELGEHRAAAEHRLKAADIARHWPEQQDHATLAHLAAESLGHAGLADEADRAYVRAGDLWRALGNAPFLVRALRARAWLALRGESGARGARALMAQAVRECERALAAAGPPERAELIDELGGTHRQFAELLAGSASEEAEDPAIRAAFEAALEQMTRAAAVFGALGAAGLHSRTGAELGAGWLEADLNRPARAAAHARAVLAAYEGADDADETVRARRAEAAQMLEAARDEGGEERTNAPAGPRD from the coding sequence ATGAGCGGTGTCACGGATCTCGACGCGCTGCGCCGGGCGCTGGCGGAGAACTCCGGGCAGCCGGAGGGACCGGCCCGCAACGCGCGCGCGGAGCGGCTGCTCGCCGAGGCCGAGCGGCTGGACGTCCCGCTCGCCGTGATCGAGGCGCTCGGGCACCTGTTGAGGGTCTACCACTACAGCTCCGAGAAGGACCGGATGTTCGTCCCGTTCGCGCGGCTGCTGCGCATGTGGGACGAGCGGCCCGGGGACTTCGACGAGGACGAGACGCACTCGCTGCACTGGTTCTTCAAGTGGATGTCGGCGGGCATGCTGGACCAGCCGCACATCCCGCTCGCCTCGGTCGAGAAGTGGCTCGGCGAGATGGAGCACCGCTACCGGCTCGCCGGGCACTCCGAGCGGGCCGTGCGCAGCGCCGAGTTCAGCGTGGCCGCGCACGTCGGGGACCTCGCGCGCGCGGAGCGGGCGTACGCCGCGTGGCTGGCCGCCGACCGGGACGGGATGGCCGACTGCCACGCCTGCGAGCTGCACGGGCAGGGTGCCTGGCAGGTGCGGTGCGGCCGGGACGCGCGGGCGCTGGAGCTGTGGCGGCCGGTGCTGGACGGCGAGTTCTCCTGTGCGCACGAACCGCACACCGTGCTCGCCGCCTCGCTGGCCCCGCTGTTGCGTCTCGGGCGCGTCGAGGAGGCCCGCGCGCACCATCTGCGCGGCTTCCGGCTGGTGCGGTCCATGGAGAGCATGCGCGTTGCGTACGCCGACCACGTGGAGTTCTGCGCGCTGACCGGCAACGAGGCCCGCGGTCTGGAGCTGCTGGCCGAGCGGCCGGCGTACTTCACGGACACCGGGCATCCGCGCAGCCGGCTGGACTTCCTGGCCGTGGTGACGGTGCTGATGGACCGGCTGACCGGGCTGGGGCTCGGCGAGCGGCAGGTGCCGGGGCCGGCCGGGCGGACGTGGACCGCGCGGGAACTCGCGGGGCACGCGCGCGTGGAGGCGACGGAGCTGGCCGGCCGGTTCGACCGGCGCAACGGCACCTCGTCCGTCGGTGACCGGATCCGCGCGCGGATGGCGCAGCGTCCGCTGGTGGAGCGGCTGCCGCTGGGGGTACGTGCGGCGCGGACCGCGACGGCGCCGGTGACCGCCCCTCCCCCGCTTCCCGGAGAGAGCACGCGGGAGACCACGCGGGAGTCCGAGCAGGAGATCACAGGGGAGACCGCCGAAGAGACCGACGAGCAGACCGCCGCAGCCGGGCTGCCCGTGCTGCTCGCCGAGGCGCGGCGGCTGTCGGACACCCTGCGGCCGCACGCCCTCCAGGCGTGGGCGGCGGTGGCACGGGCCGCGGGGGACGGCGCCGCGCTGGGACCGCGCGACCGCGCGGAGATCGCCGACCACGAGGCGATGGGCCTCGGCGCCGAGGGGACCGCCCTGTTCGAGCAGGCGGCGGAGCTGTACGCCGAGGCGGGCGACCCCGGCGAGGCGCTGGCGGCACGCGCGCGGGGGGCGTACGTCCGCGCGCTGGCGGGCGAGGTGGACGCGGCCCTGGCCACGGTCACGGGCCTGTACGACGAGGTGCTCGCGCTGTACGCCGACGAGGGCACCGGCGTACGGCAGACCGCGTCCGTGGTGATGAGCCGGGCGCGGATCCTGATGCGGCGGGTGCACGAGAGCGCCGGCCGGGGTGGCGCGGACACCGGCGAGGACGTCGTCGCGGACGCCGAGGCGGCGGCGGGGGAGGTCCTGGCGCTCGTCGAGGGGCACGGCGGCGACGACGTGCGGCCGGCCGCGCGGGCCGCCGAGGCGCGGGCGATGCTCGCCGAACTGGCCGGCTTCCGCGGGGACGCCGGGCGGTCGGCGGAGCTGTTCCGGCGGGCCGCCGGCGCGTACGTGGCCGCCGGGCTCCCGTGGTTCGCGGTGGAGTACGAGGTGCAGGTCGCCGCGCTGGCCCACCAGGCCGGTGACCTGGCCGGGGCCGAACGTGCGCTGCGGGCGGCCCTGGAGCACGGCGGGCCGTACGTGGAGCCGGTCGGACGGGCCCAGCTTCACCTCCAGCTCGCCGAGGTGCTCGGCGGCCGGGACGCGGCCGGTGAGGCGGCCGAGCACGCCCTGGAGGCCGCGCACTGGGCCGACGAGGCCGGCGAGAGCGGCACGCTGGGCGCCTGGGCGCGGCAGCAACTGGGCGGCTTCCTGCTGCGCGAGGCCCGGTACGCGGAGGCCGCCGAGGTGCTGGAGTCCGCGCTGGCCGATCTCAGCACCGAGACGCACGGCGACGGGGCGGTCGTCCAGACCCGGTGGTGGCTCGGGGACTGCCTGGGTGAGCTGGGCGAGCACCGGGCCGCGGCCGAACACCGGCTGAAGGCCGCCGACATCGCCCGGCACTGGCCCGAGCAGCAGGACCACGCCACGCTCGCCCACCTCGCCGCCGAGTCGCTGGGCCACGCCGGCCTGGCGGACGAGGCGGACCGGGCCTACGTGCGCGCGGGCGACCTGTGGCGGGCGCTCGGCAACGCGCCGTTCCTGGTCCGCGCGCTGCGGGCCCGCGCCTGGCTGGCGCTGCGCGGCGAGTCCGGTGCGCGGGGCGCCCGCGCGCTGATGGCGCAGGCGGTGCGGGAGTGCGAGAGGGCGCTGGCGGCTGCGGGCCCGCCGGAACGGGCGGAACTGATCGACGAACTCGGCGGGACGCACCGGCAGTTCGCGGAGCTGCTGGCCGGCTCGGCGTCCGAGGAGGCCGAGGATCCGGCGATCCGGGCGGCCTTCGAGGCGGCGCTGGAGCAGATGACCCGGGCCGCGGCGGTGTTCGGCGCGCTCGGCGCGGCCGGGCTGCACAGCCGTACCGGCGCGGAACTGGGCGCGGGCTGGCTGGAGGCGGACCTCAACCGTCCGGCGCGGGCGGCGGCACACGCGCGTGCCGTGCTCGCGGCGTACGAGGGCGCCGACGACGCCGACGAGACCGTCCGGGCACGGCGGGCCGAGGCGGCTCAGATGCTGGAGGCGGCCCGGGACGAGGGGGGCGAGGAGCGGACGAACGCACCGGCCGGACCGCGGGACTGA